In Streptomyces sp. NBC_00483, a single window of DNA contains:
- a CDS encoding MOSC domain-containing protein — protein MRRFSPGYADAVDNGIVTAVSSNGTYSFTKPNRESITLLAGLGVDGDVHAGVTVKHRSRVAQDPTQPNLRQVHLMHEELFEEVAGVGHAVRPGDLGENVTTRGIDLLALPTGALLHFGEGGAVVEITGLRNPCVQIDAFQDGLLKRVVGRNPETGELVRKAGVMSVVREGGEVRPGDAIRVELPAEPFRPLERV, from the coding sequence ATGCGGCGATTCTCTCCCGGCTACGCTGACGCCGTGGACAACGGCATCGTTACAGCGGTCAGCAGCAACGGCACCTACTCCTTCACCAAGCCGAACCGCGAGAGCATCACGCTGCTCGCGGGGCTCGGTGTCGACGGAGACGTGCACGCGGGCGTCACCGTCAAGCACCGCTCGCGCGTCGCCCAGGACCCGACGCAGCCGAACCTCCGCCAAGTGCACCTGATGCACGAGGAGTTGTTCGAGGAGGTCGCAGGGGTGGGGCACGCGGTGCGGCCCGGTGACCTCGGCGAGAACGTCACCACGCGCGGCATCGACCTGCTCGCCCTGCCCACCGGGGCCCTGCTGCACTTCGGCGAGGGCGGCGCCGTCGTCGAGATCACGGGCCTGCGCAACCCGTGCGTACAGATCGACGCGTTCCAGGACGGACTCCTCAAGCGGGTCGTGGGCCGGAACCCGGAGACCGGCGAACTGGTCCGGAAGGCCGGTGTCATGAGCGTCGTACGGGAGGGTGGCGAGGTCCGCCCCGGTGACGCGATCCGGGTGGAGCTGCCGGCCGAGCCGTTCCGGCCGCTGGAGAGGGTCTGA
- a CDS encoding FecCD family ABC transporter permease yields MAATVTKPTAPGAPPAEPRPQHRSRAWVLTACLIAALITLALLSAGIGAYHIAPLDVLASAQHRLGLGGQALDRVGESVLWNVRLPRVVLALLVGASLGCAGALMQGVFGNPLAEPGVIGISSGAAVGAVACIALGLNFFGTWTITACAFASGLATVLIVYVMSRSGGRTEVVTLILTGIAVNAFAGALIGLFLSYADAAAVNQITFWQLGSLAQATWPKVLAVLPCAAVGLLVAPFYSRKLDLLSLGERPARHLGVDVEKLRITLILVIALLTAAAVAVSGVIGFVGLVIPHLLRMLAGPGHRFLVPGSALGGAAVLVAADLAARTVAAPAELPIGVLTALTGSPFFFWLLRRTRRKQGGWA; encoded by the coding sequence ATGGCGGCGACGGTGACGAAACCCACGGCGCCCGGAGCGCCACCCGCCGAACCGCGTCCCCAACACCGCAGCAGAGCATGGGTTCTGACGGCCTGTCTGATCGCGGCCCTGATCACCCTCGCCCTGCTCTCGGCGGGAATCGGCGCTTACCACATCGCACCCCTGGACGTGCTCGCCTCCGCCCAGCACCGCCTGGGCCTCGGCGGGCAGGCGCTCGACCGGGTCGGCGAATCCGTCCTGTGGAACGTGCGCCTGCCCCGCGTCGTCCTCGCCCTCCTCGTCGGCGCCTCGCTCGGCTGCGCGGGCGCGCTCATGCAGGGCGTGTTCGGCAACCCGCTCGCCGAGCCCGGCGTCATCGGCATCTCGTCGGGCGCGGCGGTCGGCGCGGTGGCCTGCATCGCACTCGGCCTGAACTTCTTCGGTACGTGGACCATCACGGCCTGCGCGTTCGCGTCGGGCCTCGCGACGGTCCTGATCGTCTACGTGATGTCCCGCTCGGGCGGCCGCACGGAGGTCGTCACGCTCATCCTCACGGGCATCGCCGTGAACGCCTTCGCGGGCGCCCTGATCGGCCTGTTCCTCTCCTACGCCGATGCCGCCGCCGTCAACCAGATCACGTTCTGGCAGCTCGGCTCGCTGGCGCAGGCGACCTGGCCGAAGGTGCTCGCGGTGCTGCCCTGCGCGGCCGTCGGCCTGCTGGTCGCGCCCTTCTACTCCCGGAAACTGGACCTGCTGTCGCTCGGCGAACGCCCGGCCCGGCACCTGGGCGTGGACGTCGAGAAGCTCCGGATCACGCTGATCCTCGTCATCGCACTGCTCACGGCGGCGGCCGTGGCGGTCTCCGGCGTCATCGGCTTCGTCGGCCTGGTCATCCCGCACCTGCTGCGGATGCTCGCGGGTCCGGGACACCGCTTCCTGGTCCCGGGCAGCGCCCTCGGCGGCGCCGCCGTCCTGGTCGCGGCCGACCTCGCCGCCCGTACGGTGGCGGCCCCCGCCGAACTCCCCATCGGGGTGCTCACCGCGCTGACCGGCAGCCCGTTCTTCTTCTGGCTGCTGCGCCGCACCCGCCGTAAGCAAGGAGGCTGGGCATGA
- a CDS encoding glycosyltransferase family 2 protein → MTDRHRSTELPRLGVAIVTMGNRPKDVDALLESVAKQDAVPARVVMIGNGTPLPAYPGYPFEVTTVELDENLGCPGGRNVALARLREFGDVDVAVELDDDGLLVDADVFSTIQRLYSEDPRLGIVGFRIADELGETQRRHVPRLRAKDPMKRGLVTAFLGGAHGFSMKMLDETGDWPADFFFTHEETDLAWRALDAGWKVLYEPSLLLQHPKTSPARHAVYHRMTARNRVWLARRRLPLPLIPLYLAVWTGITLLRTRSLGGLRAWAGGFAEGLRASAGERRPMRWRTVWRMTRLGRPPLI, encoded by the coding sequence ATGACTGACAGGCACCGAAGCACCGAACTCCCGCGCCTGGGTGTGGCCATCGTCACCATGGGAAATCGGCCCAAGGACGTGGACGCCCTCCTGGAATCGGTGGCCAAGCAGGATGCGGTGCCGGCCCGCGTCGTCATGATCGGCAACGGGACGCCGCTGCCCGCGTATCCCGGCTACCCGTTCGAGGTCACGACGGTCGAGCTGGACGAGAACCTCGGCTGCCCCGGCGGCCGCAACGTCGCCCTCGCCCGGCTACGCGAATTCGGCGACGTGGACGTGGCCGTGGAGCTGGACGACGACGGGCTGCTCGTCGACGCCGACGTGTTCTCGACCATTCAGCGGCTGTACTCGGAAGACCCGAGGCTCGGCATCGTCGGCTTCCGGATCGCCGACGAGCTCGGTGAGACCCAGCGCCGCCATGTCCCGAGGCTGCGCGCAAAGGATCCGATGAAGCGGGGGCTCGTGACCGCGTTTCTCGGTGGCGCGCACGGTTTCTCGATGAAGATGCTCGACGAGACCGGCGACTGGCCCGCCGACTTCTTCTTCACGCACGAGGAGACCGATCTTGCGTGGCGGGCGCTGGATGCCGGCTGGAAGGTGCTGTACGAGCCGTCGCTGCTGCTCCAGCACCCGAAGACGTCCCCGGCCCGGCACGCCGTCTACCACCGGATGACCGCCCGGAACCGGGTGTGGCTGGCCCGCCGCCGCCTCCCCCTCCCGCTGATCCCGCTGTACCTGGCGGTGTGGACCGGGATCACGCTGCTGCGTACGAGGTCGCTCGGCGGCCTGCGCGCCTGGGCCGGCGGCTTCGCGGAAGGGCTGCGCGCCTCCGCCGGGGAGCGCCGCCCCATGCGCTGGCGGACGGTGTGGCGGATGACGCGGCTCGGCCGCCCGCCGCTGATCTGA
- a CDS encoding GrpB family protein, which yields MPEHEKPVVVPYDPEWAAGGRELCARLRERLGPSALHVDHIGSTSVPGMAAKDIYDVQVSVADLDAAADVFEAPLAALGFVRSPYLRDHVPAGREADEDPADWAKRYWSRRSGTAPDVNLHVRRAGSPNERLALLFRDWLRATPDAVPAYARFKYALAENVPDTGTYADVKDPVVDLVAVVAEQWAAATGWRPHP from the coding sequence ATGCCCGAGCACGAGAAGCCCGTCGTCGTCCCGTACGACCCCGAATGGGCCGCCGGTGGGCGGGAGTTGTGCGCCCGGCTGCGGGAGCGCCTCGGCCCGTCGGCGCTGCACGTGGACCACATCGGGTCCACCTCCGTGCCGGGCATGGCCGCCAAGGACATCTACGACGTGCAGGTGAGTGTCGCGGATCTGGATGCGGCCGCGGACGTCTTCGAGGCGCCGCTGGCCGCGCTCGGGTTCGTACGCTCGCCGTATCTGCGCGATCACGTACCGGCCGGGCGCGAGGCCGACGAGGACCCCGCCGACTGGGCCAAACGGTACTGGTCGCGGCGGAGCGGCACCGCCCCGGACGTCAACCTGCATGTCCGCAGGGCGGGTTCGCCGAACGAGCGGCTCGCGCTGCTGTTCCGGGACTGGTTGCGCGCCACGCCGGACGCGGTCCCGGCGTACGCGCGCTTCAAGTACGCACTCGCCGAGAACGTCCCCGACACCGGCACGTACGCCGACGTGAAGGACCCCGTCGTCGACCTGGTCGCGGTCGTCGCTGAGCAGTGGGCGGCGGCCACCGGCTGGCGCCCCCACCCGTGA
- a CDS encoding heme/hemin ABC transporter substrate-binding protein, with amino-acid sequence MPTPAAPAPPATRRPGLLISVLVAVLALAATACGGGSTKTNAGTNAGTDATGSGGGTKSSATSNRLEPLAPSPKPELPATVTSADGKKVTVKRADRIVPLSGSLSEIAFALGLGKRVVARDITATFDQAKKLPVVTRNHDVSAENVLSLKPDLVLAETTSGPDEAMEQIRDAGVPVVVIDPAKGLDDVGTRIQAVAKTLGVPAAGRELTQRSEDRIAAVQKDIPARHGDEPRVAFLYLRGSASVYLIGGKESGATSLLKAAGAVDAGADSGLKKDFTAITSEALAKAAPDAILVMAKGLDSVGGMDGLVKIPGVAETPAGVDRRVVSVDDGVLLNYGPRTDQVLRSIVDQLYGKDGA; translated from the coding sequence GTGCCGACGCCAGCCGCTCCCGCCCCGCCCGCCACCCGACGGCCCGGCCTGCTGATCTCCGTACTCGTCGCCGTCCTCGCGCTGGCCGCCACGGCCTGCGGCGGCGGCTCCACGAAGACGAATGCAGGGACGAACGCGGGGACGGACGCGACCGGATCCGGCGGCGGAACCAAGTCGTCCGCGACCTCGAACCGCCTCGAACCGCTCGCCCCTTCGCCGAAACCGGAACTCCCGGCGACCGTCACCTCGGCCGACGGCAAGAAGGTCACGGTGAAGCGGGCCGACCGGATCGTTCCGCTGTCGGGCAGCCTCAGCGAGATCGCCTTCGCCCTCGGGCTCGGCAAGCGGGTCGTGGCGCGGGACATCACGGCCACGTTCGACCAGGCGAAGAAGCTGCCGGTGGTCACCCGCAACCACGACGTCTCCGCGGAGAACGTGCTCTCGCTCAAGCCGGACCTGGTCCTCGCCGAGACGACCTCGGGCCCCGACGAGGCGATGGAGCAGATCCGCGACGCGGGCGTCCCGGTGGTCGTGATCGACCCGGCGAAGGGCCTCGACGACGTCGGCACCCGCATCCAGGCGGTCGCGAAAACACTCGGAGTCCCCGCCGCCGGGCGGGAGTTGACGCAGCGGTCGGAGGACCGGATCGCTGCCGTACAGAAGGACATCCCGGCGCGGCACGGCGACGAGCCGCGCGTCGCCTTCCTCTATCTGCGCGGCTCGGCCTCCGTCTACCTCATCGGCGGCAAGGAGTCCGGCGCGACCTCACTCCTGAAGGCGGCGGGCGCGGTCGACGCGGGCGCGGACTCGGGCCTGAAGAAGGACTTCACCGCGATCACCAGCGAGGCCCTCGCGAAGGCCGCGCCGGACGCGATTCTCGTCATGGCCAAGGGACTTGACTCCGTCGGCGGCATGGACGGACTGGTGAAGATCCCCGGCGTCGCCGAGACCCCGGCAGGCGTCGACCGCAGGGTCGTCTCCGTCGACGACGGCGTGCTGCTCAACTACGGCCCGCGCACGGACCAGGTACTGAGATCGATCGTGGACCAGCTGTACGGGAAGGACGGCGCGTGA
- a CDS encoding HtaA domain-containing protein — MIRRAPLRVFALALFAGLLAALLPAPGAHAATRTVQGGRLDWGVKSSFQSYITGPIAKGSYTLTGGAATVGASGFRFHSASGGYDGSTGAFNSSFSGGVHFVGHKKDDGSHELDMTISNPSVRIAGGGGTLYVDVVSKAKGTGTVTSSRQVPFASLSLGGIDMKGDGDAVTLNSVPATLTSQGAKSFAGYYTAGTALDPVSLSADVEPKKDPAKPSPTATAGSKEKKAKKDDTDTGTGTVRDGAVDWGVRRTFREYVTGDIAQGKWKLADGARDGGALFRFPEGEGSYDKKKQTLDAEFTGSVRFTGKHGLDLKFADVAVDVADGKGTLRADVTGDGRTRKDTALVTFDVDELAAKDGLVRVDEAPAKLTAAGAKAFGGMYRKGVAMDPVSLAVALDADAALPALPDLGSSASPSPAHSSDAPKAKSTSAAESSGLSGGAVSGIVAVVALVLAAVGFLVLRSRRSPRP, encoded by the coding sequence ATGATTCGACGCGCACCCCTACGCGTCTTTGCTCTCGCCCTGTTCGCGGGCCTGCTCGCCGCCCTGCTGCCGGCCCCCGGAGCGCACGCCGCGACCCGTACCGTGCAGGGCGGCCGGCTCGACTGGGGTGTGAAGTCGTCCTTCCAGAGCTACATCACCGGGCCCATCGCGAAGGGGAGTTACACCCTGACCGGGGGAGCGGCGACCGTCGGCGCGAGCGGGTTCCGCTTCCACTCGGCCAGCGGCGGCTACGACGGTTCGACCGGCGCCTTCAACTCCTCGTTCTCCGGCGGTGTGCACTTCGTCGGACACAAGAAGGACGACGGTTCGCACGAACTCGACATGACGATCAGCAACCCGTCCGTCCGTATCGCGGGCGGCGGCGGGACGCTCTACGTCGATGTCGTGAGCAAGGCGAAGGGCACCGGGACGGTCACGTCGTCCCGCCAGGTGCCCTTCGCCTCCCTCTCCCTGGGCGGGATCGACATGAAGGGCGACGGCGACGCCGTGACCCTCAACAGTGTTCCCGCCACGCTCACTTCGCAGGGCGCCAAGTCCTTCGCCGGCTACTACACGGCGGGCACCGCGCTCGACCCGGTCAGCCTGTCCGCCGACGTCGAGCCGAAGAAGGACCCCGCGAAGCCTTCCCCCACCGCGACGGCCGGGTCCAAGGAGAAGAAGGCCAAGAAGGACGACACCGACACAGGCACCGGCACCGTCCGGGACGGAGCTGTCGACTGGGGCGTGCGCCGCACCTTCCGCGAGTACGTCACCGGGGACATCGCCCAGGGGAAATGGAAGCTCGCCGACGGGGCGCGGGACGGCGGCGCGCTGTTCCGCTTCCCCGAGGGCGAAGGGTCGTACGACAAGAAGAAGCAGACCCTGGACGCCGAGTTCACCGGGTCCGTGCGGTTCACCGGGAAACACGGGCTCGACCTGAAGTTCGCGGACGTGGCCGTCGACGTGGCCGACGGCAAGGGCACGCTGCGCGCCGACGTCACCGGCGACGGCCGCACCCGTAAGGACACCGCACTCGTGACCTTCGACGTCGACGAACTCGCCGCGAAGGACGGGCTCGTACGGGTCGACGAGGCCCCGGCGAAGCTCACCGCCGCCGGGGCGAAGGCCTTCGGTGGCATGTACCGCAAGGGGGTCGCGATGGACCCGGTCTCCCTCGCGGTCGCGCTCGACGCCGACGCCGCACTGCCCGCGCTGCCCGACCTCGGCAGCTCCGCCTCGCCCAGTCCCGCCCACAGCTCCGACGCCCCGAAGGCCAAGTCCACTTCGGCGGCCGAGAGTTCGGGGCTCTCCGGTGGCGCGGTCTCCGGGATCGTCGCCGTCGTGGCCCTCGTGCTCGCCGCCGTCGGATTCCTGGTCCTTCGCTCGCGCCGTTCCCCGCGCCCCTGA
- a CDS encoding HtaA domain-containing protein, which yields MSRTGHPITRHPIALAAATAVALGSGALSLPAFAAEKAAPGAEKAAPSVELKDGTLDWGIKESFRKYVTGIALGKIEATDGATQAAGNGAFTFGGGTGTYDTATHGTDTKFKGAVRFASTAHRFDIKVADVKVVTSGTTGHIDADVTLNGSTQNDIEFATLDLSAVKPGQGAGGAMTFKDIPATLTADGAKAFNGMYEAGTALDPATLTVTAASAPTSPAPTKPPTKSPSPTDTATAAPKPTKTATPTGKPTAAASTAPAAAVSGEIVDGNLDWGVKESFRTYITGPIAKGKVELSGGAGKNGSGYRFGDASGSYDADAKSLDAKFAGKVRFLGHEEGGEYALDLQFSELRVTAEGGSGKLVADVSSKDQETGKVSTYDGLTVATLKLGSGALTAKNDVVEVDGAAATLTAGGAKAFGGFYEAGAALDPVTAAVSLDENAELPTGPNGGTSGGTSGTTGGTGSTTGGTGSTTGGSLASTGADVPAGPLAAAAALIAAAGAGTVYATRRRRTQS from the coding sequence ATGTCTCGCACAGGCCACCCGATCACCAGACACCCCATAGCCCTCGCCGCCGCGACCGCCGTCGCGCTCGGCAGCGGCGCGCTGAGCCTGCCCGCCTTCGCCGCCGAAAAGGCCGCTCCCGGTGCCGAAAAGGCCGCGCCGAGCGTCGAGTTGAAGGACGGAACGCTCGACTGGGGCATCAAGGAGTCCTTCCGCAAGTACGTCACCGGCATCGCCCTCGGGAAGATCGAGGCGACCGACGGGGCCACGCAGGCCGCCGGCAACGGCGCCTTCACCTTCGGCGGCGGCACGGGAACGTACGACACGGCGACGCACGGCACGGACACGAAGTTCAAGGGCGCCGTCCGGTTCGCCTCCACCGCCCACCGCTTCGACATCAAGGTCGCCGACGTGAAGGTGGTGACCTCCGGCACGACCGGTCACATCGACGCCGACGTCACGCTCAACGGCAGCACCCAGAACGACATCGAGTTCGCCACGCTCGACCTGTCCGCCGTGAAGCCGGGCCAGGGCGCGGGCGGCGCCATGACCTTCAAGGACATCCCGGCGACGCTCACCGCCGACGGCGCCAAGGCCTTCAACGGGATGTACGAGGCGGGCACCGCCCTCGACCCGGCGACGCTGACCGTCACCGCGGCCTCTGCCCCGACCTCGCCCGCGCCGACCAAGCCCCCGACGAAGTCACCGTCCCCGACCGACACGGCCACGGCGGCGCCGAAGCCCACGAAGACCGCGACCCCGACCGGCAAGCCGACCGCGGCCGCGTCGACGGCCCCCGCGGCCGCCGTCTCCGGCGAGATCGTCGACGGCAACCTGGACTGGGGCGTCAAGGAGTCCTTCCGTACGTACATCACCGGGCCGATCGCCAAGGGCAAGGTCGAACTCTCCGGCGGCGCGGGCAAGAACGGCTCGGGGTACCGGTTCGGCGACGCGAGCGGCAGCTACGACGCCGACGCCAAGTCGCTGGACGCGAAGTTCGCCGGCAAGGTCCGCTTCCTCGGCCACGAGGAGGGCGGCGAGTACGCCCTCGACCTGCAGTTCAGCGAGCTGCGCGTGACGGCGGAGGGCGGCAGCGGCAAGCTCGTCGCCGACGTCTCCAGCAAGGACCAGGAGACCGGGAAGGTCTCCACGTACGACGGTCTGACCGTGGCCACCCTGAAGCTCGGCTCCGGCGCCCTGACCGCGAAGAACGACGTCGTCGAGGTGGACGGCGCCGCCGCCACCCTCACCGCCGGCGGAGCGAAGGCCTTCGGCGGCTTCTACGAGGCGGGCGCCGCGCTCGACCCGGTCACCGCGGCCGTCTCCCTCGACGAGAACGCCGAACTCCCCACAGGGCCCAACGGCGGTACGAGCGGCGGCACTTCGGGCACCACGGGCGGCACCGGCTCGACGACGGGCGGCACCGGTTCCACCACCGGAGGTTCGCTGGCCTCGACCGGTGCCGACGTCCCGGCCGGTCCGCTGGCCGCTGCCGCCGCGCTGATCGCCGCGGCCGGTGCGGGCACGGTGTACGCCACGCGCAGGCGGCGCACGCAGTCCTGA
- a CDS encoding MFS transporter → MSEHGVTGAATTPDTNDIDSTDPVGRLDRLPVGPWHRRLTAIVGIGAFFDLYEVFLGGVLAAALAESWQLSGTEKSWLIASGFLGMFVGANVLSVLADRFGRRKMFLVNLGLYSLFSLACAFAQDATQLSVLRFLAGLGLGAELVLVDTYLAEFLPRKVRGRYIAWAYTLGFVGVPVAALLGARLVAKHELFGVDGWRWLLVGGALGAAFIQLLRTRLPESPRWLASQGRTAEADAVVRGIEAQAGAEPAAIPAPRAETAGTAQTPEPAAAKVPLGQMFKAPYARRTVMWWIFQILQTVGYYGFGSLAPVVLQAKGHTVTESLTYAALSYLGYPVGSALSVPLIDRIERRTLIILSALGIAAFGLVFGFAEASWLIVGAGFLLTVSSNVFSNAFHVYQTEIFPTGMRSSAIGIAYSLSRLTSVVLPFIAIDVLEDLGADAVFIGSGVLMLILCLNVRILGPRTTGRSLESI, encoded by the coding sequence ATGAGTGAGCACGGCGTCACGGGGGCCGCCACAACCCCGGACACGAACGACATCGACAGCACGGACCCGGTCGGCAGGCTCGACCGGCTGCCCGTAGGGCCGTGGCACCGCCGACTGACCGCGATCGTCGGCATCGGTGCCTTCTTCGACCTCTACGAGGTGTTCCTCGGCGGCGTACTCGCCGCCGCGCTCGCCGAGTCCTGGCAGCTGTCCGGCACCGAGAAGTCGTGGCTGATCGCCTCCGGGTTCCTCGGCATGTTCGTCGGCGCGAACGTGCTGTCCGTGCTCGCCGACCGGTTCGGGCGGCGCAAGATGTTCCTGGTCAACCTGGGGCTCTACTCGCTGTTCTCGCTGGCGTGCGCCTTCGCGCAGGACGCCACCCAGCTCTCCGTGCTCCGCTTCCTCGCCGGGCTCGGGCTCGGCGCCGAACTGGTCCTCGTCGACACGTACTTGGCCGAGTTCCTGCCCCGCAAGGTGCGCGGGCGCTACATCGCCTGGGCCTACACCCTCGGCTTCGTCGGCGTGCCCGTCGCCGCGCTGCTCGGCGCCCGACTCGTGGCCAAGCACGAGTTGTTCGGGGTGGACGGCTGGCGCTGGCTGCTCGTCGGGGGCGCGCTCGGTGCCGCGTTCATTCAGCTCCTGCGGACCCGGCTGCCGGAGTCGCCGCGCTGGCTGGCCTCGCAAGGGCGGACGGCCGAGGCGGACGCGGTCGTGCGGGGCATCGAGGCTCAGGCGGGTGCGGAACCCGCGGCGATTCCGGCTCCGCGCGCCGAGACCGCCGGGACCGCCCAAACCCCGGAACCGGCCGCCGCGAAGGTGCCGCTGGGCCAGATGTTCAAGGCCCCGTACGCGCGCCGCACCGTCATGTGGTGGATCTTCCAGATCCTTCAGACCGTCGGCTACTACGGCTTCGGTTCGCTGGCTCCGGTCGTCCTCCAGGCCAAGGGGCACACCGTCACGGAGTCCCTCACCTACGCGGCCCTCAGCTACCTCGGCTACCCGGTGGGCTCGGCGCTGTCCGTGCCGCTGATCGACCGGATCGAGCGGCGCACGCTCATCATCCTGTCGGCGCTCGGGATCGCCGCGTTCGGCCTGGTCTTCGGGTTCGCGGAGGCGTCCTGGCTGATCGTCGGGGCGGGCTTCCTGCTCACCGTCAGCAGCAACGTCTTCTCGAACGCCTTCCACGTCTACCAGACGGAGATCTTCCCGACGGGCATGCGCTCCAGCGCCATCGGCATCGCGTACTCGCTGTCCCGGCTCACCTCGGTCGTGCTGCCGTTCATCGCGATCGACGTGCTCGAGGACCTGGGCGCGGACGCGGTGTTCATCGGGTCGGGTGTGCTGATGCTGATTCTGTGCCTCAACGTACGGATCCTGGGGCCGCGGACGACGGGGCGGAGTCTGGAGTCGATCTGA
- a CDS encoding NUDIX hydrolase: protein MQQGTVMDVVAAAVVRDGRLLVVSKQAAPDVFYLPGGKPDPGECPEETLARELDEELGVVPGDVERLAVVEDVAALEGVPMRMVVFGATLSGEPSPAAELAAMRWTDGLGDVRLAPAVGGQVVPLLRELGWL from the coding sequence ATGCAGCAGGGAACAGTGATGGACGTGGTAGCCGCGGCCGTTGTGCGGGACGGGCGGCTGCTCGTCGTCAGCAAGCAGGCCGCGCCGGACGTCTTCTATCTTCCGGGTGGCAAGCCGGATCCGGGGGAGTGCCCCGAGGAGACGTTGGCGCGCGAGCTGGACGAGGAGCTCGGGGTCGTGCCGGGTGACGTCGAGCGGCTCGCCGTGGTGGAGGACGTGGCGGCGCTTGAGGGCGTGCCGATGCGGATGGTGGTTTTCGGGGCCACGTTGTCCGGTGAGCCGTCGCCTGCGGCGGAGCTGGCCGCGATGAGGTGGACCGACGGGTTGGGCGACGTACGGCTCGCGCCGGCGGTCGGTGGGCAGGTGGTGCCGCTGCTGCGGGAGTTGGGGTGGCTCTGA
- a CDS encoding heme ABC transporter ATP-binding protein has translation MKGRWSTLLRGPRHRALPERYAAGDTVAEARALHVHLGGRPVLSGVDLDVRAGEVLALVGPNGAGKSTLLAALAADLPAASGELRVHGRAADAWSPAELALRRSLLPQSATLSFPFPVADVVRMGRAPWAGTEREDEDDAAVAAALAATETAAFTARPFSALSGGERARVALARILAQCAGLLLLDEPTAALDLRHQELVLRVCRERAAAGDAVVVVLHDLGLAAAHADRVAVLHEGRITALGPPAEVLEGPLLSDVYQHPVEVLPHPRTGAPLVVPVRP, from the coding sequence ATGAAGGGCCGTTGGAGCACGCTGCTGCGGGGCCCGCGCCACCGCGCCCTGCCCGAGCGGTACGCCGCCGGGGACACGGTCGCCGAGGCCCGCGCCCTGCACGTGCACCTGGGCGGCAGGCCGGTCCTGTCCGGCGTCGACCTGGACGTGCGGGCGGGCGAGGTGCTCGCGCTGGTCGGGCCCAACGGGGCGGGGAAATCAACCCTGTTGGCGGCCCTGGCGGCGGATCTCCCGGCCGCCTCCGGCGAGCTGCGTGTCCACGGGCGGGCGGCCGACGCCTGGTCACCGGCCGAACTGGCGCTGCGCCGTTCCCTGTTGCCGCAGTCGGCGACGCTCTCCTTCCCGTTCCCGGTGGCGGACGTCGTCCGGATGGGCCGGGCGCCGTGGGCGGGCACGGAACGCGAGGACGAGGACGACGCGGCGGTCGCGGCGGCCCTCGCGGCGACGGAGACCGCGGCCTTCACCGCCCGCCCCTTCTCGGCGCTGTCCGGGGGCGAGCGCGCCCGGGTGGCGCTTGCCCGGATCCTCGCCCAGTGCGCGGGGCTGCTGCTCCTGGACGAGCCGACGGCCGCGCTCGACCTGCGCCACCAGGAACTGGTGCTGCGGGTGTGCCGCGAACGGGCCGCCGCGGGCGACGCGGTGGTCGTCGTCCTGCACGACCTGGGCCTGGCCGCCGCGCACGCCGACCGGGTGGCGGTGCTGCACGAGGGACGCATCACGGCGCTCGGCCCGCCGGCCGAGGTGCTCGAAGGTCCGCTGCTCAGCGACGTGTACCAGCACCCGGTCGAGGTGCTGCCGCACCCGCGGACCGGGGCACCTCTGGTGGTGCCGGTACGGCCGTGA
- a CDS encoding TetR/AcrR family transcriptional regulator: MKEGRRLTPRATEIAAEARTLLEESGPDALTMRALADRLGIKAPSLYKHFPDKQAVEVELVAQMLTESAEACEEAERRAPGSLEALTDAYRAYALAHPHLYCLSTERPLPRHALPAGLEERAAAPLMRTCADDADLARAAWAFAHGMVILEIHGRFPGGADLARAWRTGVEALRP, encoded by the coding sequence CTGAAGGAAGGGCGGCGGCTCACGCCCCGCGCCACCGAGATCGCGGCCGAGGCCCGCACCCTCCTGGAGGAGTCCGGGCCCGACGCCCTCACGATGCGCGCCCTGGCCGACCGCCTCGGCATCAAGGCCCCGTCCCTCTACAAGCACTTCCCCGACAAGCAGGCCGTCGAGGTGGAGCTCGTCGCGCAGATGCTCACGGAGTCGGCGGAGGCCTGCGAGGAGGCGGAGCGCCGGGCCCCCGGCTCCCTCGAAGCCCTCACCGACGCCTACCGCGCCTACGCCCTCGCCCACCCCCACCTCTACTGCCTCTCCACTGAGCGCCCGCTGCCCCGGCACGCGCTGCCCGCCGGCCTGGAGGAGCGCGCGGCGGCCCCCCTGATGCGCACCTGCGCGGACGACGCGGACCTGGCTCGCGCCGCCTGGGCGTTCGCCCACGGCATGGTGATCCTGGAGATCCACGGCCGCTTTCCGGGCGGCGCGGATCTGGCGAGGGCGTGGCGGACGGGGGTGGAGGCGCTGCGGCCGTGA